GGGGCGAGCCTGCGCAGCACCGACTCCCAGGCCTGCTCGACCTGGCCCACGTCATACTGGCGCAGCACATTGAAGGCACGCACCAGCTGGGGGCGGTACCCGGCGAGCTCGAAGCCCCCGAGTTCGAAGCGCACGCCACCCTGGGGTGGGAGGACCCGCTCCGGGTCGATCTCCAGGCCCACGACCTCGATGTCGGGGCGCACGGTTCGCAGACGGGCGGCCCATTCCACGGTGGTGGTGTGGGAGGCGCCGTAGCCGACGTCGACAGCGAGGGGGGAGGGGGCGCCGAGAAGCAGCTCCCTGACGCGCGGATGATGCACCGCCCACCGGTCGGAGCGGCGCAGCCGGTTGTATCCGGTCGTGCCGCGGGTGATGACGCCGAAAGGCCGACCCCGTCCTTCCTCTGCGTGGAGGTTGTGTGCGTGATCGGCCATGAGGATGATGCAGTGGGAACCGGGAACGCGGTTAAGCGTTCTCGGAGATCCAGCGCTCGGTCAGTTCGCCTTCGGTCCTGAACAGGTCGCCCAGGGCGTCGGCGACCTTCGGCTCGATGGCCGGGCCCATGAACGGGATGTTCACGGAGACGTCGTTGATGTACGCGAGGGTGGTGGTGGAGTCGTCGCCGGAGATGTTGATCTCACCCTGGAAGTCGACCGGGGTGCCCTTCACATCGGCGGCGTAGGAGATGTGGGCGGCGTTGTCGGTCAGCGGACCGACGGTGACCGTGCGCTTGACCTTCAGCGCCTGGGAGATCATGGCGCGGACGGCCTCGGGGAGGATGTCCAGCGGCAGGACCTCGAAGAGGGTGACCACTGCGCCACCCTCGGTGGACTCGAAGGAGTTGACCTCGCCCGGTTCCGGGGAGAGGTGGTGTGCGATGAACGCCCAGTAGTCGGCGTTGGTCAGCGCGGCGTGGACTTTCTCGGCCGGCTGGTTGATGGTTACGGTGTTCTCACTGCGGGATGCCATGTTCTACAGACTACCGTTGAGTCCGTGACCGATTCATCTCTGACCCCGGACATTCGTACGCGTCTCGCGCAGATCGCGGATGTGACCCTCGATGAGCGCACGACGTTCGCCGAGCTGACCACCCTTCACCTGGGTGGACGCCCCCGACTCACCGTCCGGTGCGGCTCCACCTCCGCGGTCGCTGAGGTGGTGATGCTTCTCGACGCCGCCGGCATCCCCCTTCTCGTCGTCGGCGGCGGATCCAACCTCGTGGTCGCCGAAGGGGACCTCGATCTGGTGGCCGTCATACTGGAGAACGACACGCTGGAGCTTGATCCGGCGAGCGGCCTGGTCCGCGCCGGTGCCGGTGCCGTCTGGGACGACGTCGTGGCGGCCACGGTGGAGGCGGGCCTGGGTGGCATCGAGTGCCTGTCCGGCATCCCCGGTTCGACCGGTGCCACCCCGGTGCAGAACGTCGGCGCCTACGGCGCGGAAATCGCGGACGTGCTCACCCGGGTGCTGCTGCTGGAGCGGGCCACCGGCGAGGTGTCGTGGGTGCCGGCCGCCGATCTGGAGCTGGCGTACCGCTACTCCAACCTCAAGTTCACCGGCCGGGGCGTCGTGTTGGCGATCGAGCTGCAGCTCAACCCGGACGGGCTCTCCGCGCCCCTGCGTTTCGGTGAGCTGGCCCGCCGCCTGGGTGCGACTGATTCCGGCGGGCGACGCCCGGTGACGCAGGTCCGTGACACGGTCCTGGACCTGCGCCGCGGCAAGGGGATGGTGCTGGCGGAGGGCGACCACGACACCTGGTCGGCCGGTTCCTTCTTCACCAACCCTGTGGTCGACGTGGCCGTGGCCGACAGCGTTCAGGCGACCGTGCGCGCGGCCCGCGGTGACGAGGACGCCGACCGTATGCCGCGCTTCCCCGCCGGGGAGGGGACGGTCAAGCTCTCGGCCGCGTGGCTGATCGACCGTGCCGGCTTCGCCAAGGGACATCCGGGCGAGGATGCACCGGCGCGCCTGTCCACCAGGCACACCCTCGCGCTGACCAACCGCGGCTCGGCGAGCACCTCCGATCTGGTCGCCCTGGCCAGGGAGGTCCGCGACGGGGTGCGCGGGCGCTTCGGCGTGACCCTGGTGCCCGAGCCGGTGTGGATCGGCGTGTCCATCGACTGATCTGGCCTGGGACGACACATGACACCGTCCACCCCCTTATCTGGAGGTGGACGGTGTCACTTCACGTCAGGCAGCCGGCCCGAGCTGATCCGGGGCTCAGGCCCGCGGGTACACCCCGTCCTCGCCCAGACGGACATCCTCGCTCAGCAGCAGGTTGATCTCCGCCTCGTGAGCGCCCTGCTCCGGGAAGCGGCGTCCCTCGATCTGGGTGAACAGCGGGGCGCGGCCGATCATGCCGGCCTGCATGCGGGCGGCGCCGTCACGCAGCCGCCCGGTGGCGCGCCCGCGCCATGCCTCCACGTCCAGACCTGCGTTGGCCACGGCGGCCTCGAAGGTCGACGGGTGGGCGTAGACCACCAGGGCACCCACGTGGCCGAAGCCGAGTGAGGTCAGCGCGGCAGCCTTCACCGTGCCCTCGCCCAGATCCAGCGGTTCGCGCAGCCAGACCAGGTTCTTCGCCTTCGGCGCGATGAGCGGGTCGACGCAGTCCAGGGAGGCGTTCTGCGGGAGCCTGCCGGTGCGCAGGACGTCCATCAGACCGCCGGTCTGGAAGAGCGCGGCGCCTGCCTTGGAGTGGCCGGTGAGCGTCTTCTGGGAGATGACGTACATCGGCTTGTCCGGGTTACGCCCGATGGCCGGCCACAGCAGGGAATGCAGCTCCGACTCGTTCGGGTCGTTGGCGTTGGTCGAGGTGTCGTGCTTGCTCAGCACGGACACGTCGTCCGGGCTCAGGCCCAGCGACTTCAGCGAACGCGCGAGCTTCGACTTCTCCCGGCCGCGACCTGCGCCGAGCACACCCAGGCCGGGAGCCGGGATGGAGGTGTGGGCGCCGTCGCCGTAGGAGGCGGCGTGTGCGACCACGGCGTGGACCGGCAGGCCCATCTCCGCGGCGACGGAGCCGCGGACCAGCAGCACGGTGCCGCCGCCCTCGGCCTCGAGGAAGCCGCCGCGGCGACGATCGTTCGCACGCGAGATGAAGCGCTCGTCGATGCCCTTGTCGGTCATCGTCTTCGTCTCGGCGGTGGCGTTCATGTCGCCGAAGCCGGCCAGGGACTCGACCTGGACGTCGTCGATGCCGCCGGCGATGACGAAGTCGGCCTTGCCCAGCCTGATCTTGTCCACGCCCTCCTCGATGGAGACTGCCGCGGTGGCGCAGGCGCCGATCGGGTGGATCATCGAGCCGTAGCCGCCGAGCAGCGACTGCATGGTGTGGGCGGCGACGACGTTGGGCAGGGACTCCTGCAGGATGTCGCTCGGGCGCTCCTCACCCAGGAAACGGCTGACGAAGACCTTGTGCAGGGACTCCATGCCGCCGATGCCGGTGCCCTGCGTGGTGCCCACGTCCAGCGGGTGGACGTGCTGCAGCAGCTCGGTCGGGGAGAATCCGGCGTTGATGAAGGCGTCGACGGCGGTGACCAGGTTCCAGGTGGCGATGCGGTCCAGCGAGTCGATCATGTGGTCCGGGATGCCCCACCTGGCGGGGTCGAAGTCATCGGGCATCTGGCCGGTGACGGTGCGCGACAGGGTAGCCTTGCGCGGCACGTGGGCGGTGGCACCCTGCCTGCGGGTGATCACCCATTCACCGTCGACCTCGGCGATGAGGGTCTTGTCCGGGTCGGCGTCGTGGATGTCGCGGGCCTCTGCCTCGGTGGCGACGGTGAAGGTGATGTCGCGGTCGAGGAAGACCTGGGTCAGGTCGATGGAACCCTGGTCGACCAGGTGGTACTTGTCGGTCAGGGTGCGCACGCCGGAGCGGGCGACGACCTCGTCACGGAAACGGTCGTAGATGTCCTCCTCGGCGACTTCCTTGCCGTCGGCGTCGTACCAGGCCGGGTTCGGGTCCTCGGACCATTCGACCAGGCCCGTCATCCAGGCCAGTTCGAGCACGCCGGCGGCGGTCAGATCGACGGTGCCGTCGCGCTGGATGCCGTACTCGGCCTCGAAGCGGGTGCGGCCGGAGCCCCAGGAGGAGACCTCACCGACGCCGGCGATGACGACCATGTCGTCCAGTTCCGCGGTGACCTCGCCGATCTCGACGCCGCCGACCTGGGTCGGGTTGTCGAGGTTGGGCAGCGCCGGGATGGTCACTGCCGTCTCTGCCGCCTCGTCCGGAGTCGTGGTGGCGGCGTCCGCGCGGGCCTGCGCAGCCAGCTCGGAGATGGACACGGCGGAGGATCCCAGGCCACCGGTGAGGTCGGCCTCGACCGGGGCCTCGGCGGCCCTGGCCCGGGTGTCGTGTGACGCCAGTGTCATGAGCTCGGAGGAGATCTCCTCCGGGGTCCAGACATGGATGCCCGCGGCTTCAGCGGCCGGGATGAGGGCGTCGTTGCCACCCATCAGGTGGGTGCCGGAGACCCAGCCGATCCTGGCCTGCGCCAGGGTGACGCCTGCGGGCCAGCCGGCCTCGGAGGACCACTTGGCCAGGATGGCGTCGAGGGCACTCTTGACCTCGGCGTAGGCGCCGTCGCCGCCGAACATGCCGCGGTTCGGGGAACCCGGCAGAACGACGTGGGCGCGGACGTCCACTGCCTTCTGCGCCAGCCCGGACAGGCCGGCGATGGTGCGTTCGACGGACCAGAGCAGCAGTCGGGTCTGGTTCTCGGCGGCAGGGCCGACGTCGGCGAGCGAACCGGAGACACCCGGTGCCGCGAAGGGGAAGGCCAGCGTCGGGGTCATGGCCGGCTTGATGATCTTCACCTCGTTGCCTACGGACTCCTTCTGCTCACTCCCGATCCAGTCGATCAGGGCGTCGATGTCGCGGTAGGACGACAGGTTCGCGGGGACCAGCCACAGGGCAGCGCCCATGGCGGCGTGCTCGGCGTAGAGCCGGCGCGCGAATTCCTTGCGTGCCTGGGAGATACGGGAGGCGGTCATGATGACCGTGGCGCCGCCCTCCAGCAGGCGCTCGACCAGCGCGGTGGCGATCGAACCCGGCGCGGCACCGGTGACCAGTGCGACGTCGCCGGCGTATTCGCCTTCGAGCTTGTCGACGGCCGCCTCGGCGATCCGGTGCATCAGCGCCGGGTCTGTGGCGCCGTTTCCGGCATACCACCTGGCCTGGGCTGCGACGACGTCGCCGGTGCCGGTGAAGCGGTCCACGGGCAGGTCCTTGTGGCCCAGGGCGACGCGGGCGAGGTCCTCGCGGGCCAGAGCCCAGCGGTCGTCGAAAAGCACGGCCCTGGCGGCGTCGAAGGTCGGGGTGACCAGGTCGACCCAGCCGGTGCCCAGCTCAGCCTCGACGGCCTCGAGCACGGTCGTGTCGGCCGGTTCGGCTTCTGCGGTGACCGGGGTCAGCCCCAGCTGGTCGAGGACGGTGCGGGCGGCCGTGGCCAGGACACCGTCCGGGCCCGTGACGGTGTCGGCGTAGGCGGTCAGGGCCGCGGAATCGACGACCCCGCCGCCGCCTGCGCCGCCACCGGCGTTCAGGGAGACGGAGATGCCGTGGCGGGCCGCGACGGCCTGGACGGCGGCGTCGATGAGGGCGTCGACGTCGGACCTGGAGGAGGCGGAGGTCGGGACGGTGGCGAGCGTTCCGCCGCGGACCGAGTCCTCCTCGCGGGAGCCGAGCAGGATCTCGGCCTCGACGTGGCCGACCCAGGATGCGGGCAGGCCCCAGGTTCCGGTGACGCGCTCGCCGACGTGGGCGGGCTTGTGGCCGGATGCGCCGGTCAGGAGGCGGAGCCGTGCGGTGACGGCCTCGCCCAGGACGGAACCGAAGGGGGAGTAGCCGGGGGCGGCGGTCTTCACCCGCTCACGCAGGACGGCCACGTCGGCCTCGGAGGCGCCGTCGATGGCCGGCACGCCGATCTCGGCGGACATGTCCATCAGCAGCTGGTTGCGGCGCGAGGAAACGCCGTTGGTCAGCTCCTCGACGGTGTCGGTGTCGTTGATCTGGTCCAGGCGGATCTTGTTCTGGAAGGCGAAGAGCACCATGATCGCCTCGGCCGCGGTGAACGCGAGAGCCGGGGCGTCAGAGCCCGAGCCGCCGGACGGTGCGGTGGTGGCGGCCGGAGCCGGAGCAGCCTCGGCTGCAGCGGGGGAAGGGGCGGCGGCGGGAGCCTCATCGACCTCTTCCTCGATGACCGGGGCGGCCTGGACGTCGGCGAGCATGACCTGGTCCTGATCGCGCTCGACGTTGAACACCGGCAGTTCGGTGCCCGCGACGGCCATGGAACGCAGGGCGAGGTTGGTCAGGGTCGGGGAGGCTGCGAGTCCGACCTCGATGATCTGATCCACTTCGCCGAAGAGCAGCTCCTGGGTCTCGATCCAGCGGACCGGGGAGGCGAACTGCCAGCTCAGCAGCTCGATGAGGAGGGTGCGGGCCAGTTCGTTCTCGCTGGCGAAGTCGGCGACGGACCGTCCGGCCAGACGCTCGGAGGGGGCCTCCTGGCGGATCGACTCGAGGAAGTCATCGGTCAGTTCGAAGGGGCGGGCCACCAGGTTGGGCACGTAGCGGCCGACCAGAGCGGTGAGATCCAGCTCGGCGGGGAGCAGCTCGTCGAGTTTCTGGGCGAAGGTCGGCACTCCCGGGCGCAGCACGGAGGAGTGGAAGGGGACGTCGATGCCCGGGACGGTGACGAAGGCGCGGTCGCGGACGGCGTCGGCTCGTGCCTTGAGTGCGGCCAGTCCGGCTCTCGTGCCGGCGATGGAGTACTGCTGGCCCTCGATGTTGTAGTTGACGATCTGCAGGAACTCGCCGGTTTCCTGCGCGATCTGTGCGATGTAGTCCTCGACCCGGTCGGCGGGGACGCCGATCATGTTCGGGCGCAGCGCGCCCATGCCGTAGTTGGAGCGGCCCTGCTCGTCGCGCTCGACGAGGGTGCCCATGGCTGAGCCGCGGGAGTAGACGACGTCGATGACGGACTCGAGGTCGAAGATGTTGCCCAGCGACGCGAGCGCGGTGTACTCGCCGAGGGAGTGGCCGGCGTACATCGAGTTCGCGGCCAGGGCGTCCGCCTCACGCAGGCGGGCGGTCTGTGCGTAGGCGACGACGGCGAGGGCGACCTGGGTGAACTGCGTGAGGTGCAGCACGCCCGCCGGGTGGATGAACTTCCGGCCGCGGACGGTCACTTCGGTCGGGTTCTCGTCGATGATCCGGCGGATGGAGAAGCCGAGGGCGTCGCGGGTGTGCTTCTCGGCGCGGTTCCAGATCTCGCGGGCCGCCGCGGAGGCGCCCCGGTCGCCCTCACCCATGCCGACGGCCTGGATGCCCTGGCCCGGGTAGACGTAGGCGGTCTTCGGCTGGGCCATCAGGGCCTGGCCGACGGAGACCACCTCGCCGTCGATGCGGCAGGTGACCTCGAAGGCGTTGTGGATGCCCTTGCGGCCTACGCGCTCGACGGTGATCTCCACCTCGTCGTCGAGCTGGACCATGCCGTACATGGAGTAGGTCCAGCCCACCACGGTGCCGTGCCGGCCGGCCAGGTGCTGGGCCGTGGCCGACAGCCACATGCCGTGGACCAGCGGAGCCTTGAGGTTGACCAGCTGCGCAGAGTTGGTGGACGTGTGGATCGGGTTGTAGTCGCCCGAGACCAGCGCGAACGGGGTCATGTCGGAAGGCGCTGTGACCACGGCCCGCTCGATGAAGGAGCGCGGGGTCGTCTCGACCTTGGTCGCGGACTTGCCGCCACCCCACTCGGGGGCGGGGGTCGGGATGTCGGTGCCCCGGGCGCGGCCGCGGATGGCGAAGCGCTGCATCTGGGTGGCCACGAGTTCGCCTGCCGAGAACAGCTCCAGCTCGACGGTGACGATGCGCCCGGAGGAGGACTCGGAGATGTCGGTGCACCTGGAGGTGACGTCGATGGTGCGGCCGTCGGCAAGCTCTTCCAGCGGCACGCGCACGTCGACGACGTGGTTGAGGTGCACTGCGTTGAGCAGGCCCTCGATGACGGGGTAGCCGTCGGCGAGTCTGCCGGAGCCGAGTGCCGTGTAGATCGCGGGCCAGCACGGGCCGACCAGCACGTCCGGGGTGCCGGGGGTGACGGCACCCAGTGCGGCACCGGTGACGGAGGTGTGGGCCGGGAGCAGCGACGGGTCAAAGGTGAAGGAGTACCGGGCCACGCCGAAGGGCGCGTCCGCAGATTCCGAGCCCTCGATGATCTCGGGCATGGCGTCGATGTGGTCGCCGGTCTCGGAGATCGAGCCGACGCCGGCCAGGCCCTCGAGGAGTGCGAAGACGGACCTGGGCAGACGCTCGTCGGAGACGACCGGGGAGGCACCGGTGGCGACGGATTCCGGCAGGTCCAGTGGGATGGTGACCTCGCGGACGTAGAACGGCCGCTGCTCCTCCGGCAACTCGTCCCAGTAGGAGTCGGCGTTGATTCGGATCGACCACAGTCCGGCCTCGTCCTGGATGAGGTCGTAGGCGTCCCGGTCCATGTCGTGGGCGGGGTTGGCCATGAGGTGCCCGTGCCACACGATCGTCGGGGCGGCCTTGATGTATTCCGCCGCGTCACGTGCGTCGGCCAGGCGGGAGAACTGCTCATCCGGGAGCGCGCCGGCGTTGAGCAACGCCTGGGTGGCGCAGTCCTCGAAGCGGCCGAGCAGGTCGGCGATCGGCTCGTTCTTCCGGGTGATTCCGGCGACGGCCACCGGACCCGGGATGATGCGGACCTGGTCGGCGTTGTAGCGCTCGTCCTGGGCCTGCCACAGGGTGTCCTTGCCGAACCAGACCGGCAGGTCGCCGTCCAGCGCGGGGACCCACGGCATCGGCTTGACGTGCTTGCGGTTGAGGTTGATCCACCAGGCGGCGTCCCGCGGGGACACCAGCAGCTCGTGCGCCTGCGGGTAGGCGGCCAGGAGCCGGGCGGCGGCGGTCGGGGCATCCCCGACGGACCCGATCCCGGGGAAGAGCGTCCCGATCTTCCCGTGGTCGGCGTGGTTGAGGCGCGCCTCGACGCGGTGCAGGAGATCGAAGAAGCGGTCGTCCCAGGTGGGGTCGACGAAGGGGTGGGCCAGCTCGACGAAACGGTTGACCCATTCGGCGTAGGTCATCGTCTCCACGTCGCCGAAGTAGGGCTTCGAGGTCCTGCCCAGCACCTCGATGATCTCTTCCCGACGCCCCTCGTACTCCTCGAAGTCCAGCGAGGTGATGAAACGGGAGGCGGCGGCGAAGGAGTTGTCCAGCTCGTGGATGTCGGCCAGCAGGTGGGACTGCGAGGAGGCGGTGCCGTGGTTGCCGCTGCCCCGGGAGACCCAGCCGTCGTTCTCGTCCGGGCGCACGCCTCTGGTGTTGACCAGGAGTTCCTTGACCGAGTCGGTGGCGGAGGCCTCCCTGGTGGCCATGGCGACGGTGCCGATGAACACGGCGTCGACCGGCATGGCCGGGAGGGCGTACTTCCGGGACCAGGCGCCGGTGATGTACTCCGCGGCGCGCTCGGGCGAGTGGATGCCGCCACCGACGGCCAGCAGCACGTTGGGGTGCCTGCGGGTTTCTGCGTAGGTCTGCATGAGCATGTCGTCGAGGTCGGTCCAGGAATGGTGCCCGCCTGCGTGGCCGTCCTCGATCTGCATGAGGATGTGGGAGTCCGGGTTGGCGGCGGCGATCTGCAGGGTGTCCCTGATCTGCTTCGTCGTTCCCGGTTTGAGGGCGATGTAGGGGAAGCCGTCGGCGTGCAGCTGCGCGAGGAGTTCGGTGGCCTCCTCGACCTCCGGGATGCCGGCGGAGATGGTCACGCCGTTGAAGGGGGCGCCGGCGGCACGTGCCTTCGGCACGATGCGGGTCTGGCCGAACTGCAGGTTCCACAGGAAGCGGTCGAAGAACATGGTGTTGAACTGTGCGGTGCGGCCCGGTTCGAGCAGTTCGACGAGGCCGTCGTTGTGGTGGGCGAAAACCTCGTCGGAGTACATGCCGCCGCCGGCCAGCTCGGTCCAGTAGCCGGCGTTGGCGGCCGCGGCGACGATGCCGGCGTCGGCGGTGGTCGGGGTCATGCCGCCGAGCATGATCGGCGACAGGCCGGTGACCGCGGAGAAGCGGGTCTGGGTGTAGGTCCTGCCGTCGGGCAGGCGGACCAGACGCGGTGCGAACTCGGCCCAGTCACGTTCGTCCGGGAGTTCCGAACCCGGGGTGGCCAGCCGGTCGCGCTCCACGGTGGTGGCGGCCGGAATCAGCGCGATCCCGCTGCCCGCCAGCAGGGGGGCGGTCAGTCGCGCCAGTCCGCCGTCGAGGCACAGCACGTGCTTCGTCTCGTCGGCGGTGAGCTGGGCGACCTGGGCGGGCCAATTGTGGGGGTCCACCAGGATGGCGCAGGCCAGTTCGCGGACGGAATACTCGCCGAGGTCGATGTTGCAGCGCTGGGCCCACTCCACTGCCAGGTCGGCGGCCTCGCGCATGTCCGGGTGGTGGAAGGGGGCGGCGACGGGAAGTTCATCGAAGGCGGCGGTGATCTCGCGGCCGCCGAATTCGCGGAGTTCGAGTCGGTCGTTGTGCGCCTGCACGGCCCGCGCGATGGAGGCCTGTGCGGCGGCGAGCTCCTCGGGGGAGCCGGAGAGGACGTGGTGGCGGGGGCCGTTGATCACGGCCAGGCAGGCGGCGCCGGCGTGCTTCTCGACGACCGCCCGTTCCACCCCGCGTACCGAGAGCATGCGCGAGCGCGGATCGCCGGAGCCGACGACCCGGCTCAGTGCGGTGCCGAGCAGTACGGCGAAGGCCAGGGCCTGCTCCGGGTGACGGGCGGCCACGACCCCCAGGGAACCCTGGGAGTGGCCGAGCAGCGTGCTCTCATCGAGGTTGATGCCCAGGTCGCGCAGGTGGTCCAGTGCGGCGATCTGTCCGAGGACGATGCCCGGCACCGACACGGCGGGGAGGGCGTCAATGGTCCCGGTCCCGGCGGTGGCGTCGGGGGAGAGCAGGTCTGCGAGTCTTTCGAGGGAACCTGGAACGGTGGAGGAGATCTCCCGTGCGACCGGGCCGGTGGTCGTCCGTGCGGCCTGGAGCAGCTGGTTGAGCCGGTCGCCCGTGTGGTGGGCGGTGGCGGCGTCCACCAGGGCGGACTGCCAGGGAGAGCCCTGTCCGGAGAAGATCAGGGCGGGGCGGTCCAGGGAGAGGAGTGGGATGAGGGGCATGCAGGCATCCTTCAGAAGAGGCACTCATTTACGGTTACGTTATCGTAACCTACGCCTACGTAACCGAAATGTCGAGAACGCGGATGCGCCGAAAGCTCCGGAAGCGCAGGAAGGACCGGCCAGATGGCCGGTCCTTCCTGGGGATTTAGCTTGGTGCCGCTAGGCGAGGGAAAGGAACATCTTTTCCAGTTTCTTCTCGTCGTAGGCTTCCGGGGACTCGTCGGTGAAGCACTTCTTCATGCCGGTCGCCACGACGAGGTATCCGGCGCGGTCGATGGCCTTGGCAACGGCGGCCAGCTGGGTGACCGCCTCTTCGCACTCGTGGCCCTCTTCGAGCATGCGGATGACGGCATTGAGCTGACCTGCTGCTCGCTTGAGCCGGGTGGTGGCGGGCTTGGCTTCCTCAGGGGTGAGCTTCATGCCGGTCCTTTCCTCGAAAGTGAATACTGCTGCAGTCACTCTAACCCCGAGTCGCCTGAGCGTGTTCCCAGGTCATGAAACCGCCGTCCAGGTTGGCGGCCTCGATCCCGAGATTGTCCAGGAGGCTGGCGGCCACGTGGCCACGCAGTCCCACGCGGCAGAAGACCAGTGACTTCGCGTCCCTGAGTTCCTCGGCGCGACCGCGCAGATCGTCGACCGGGATATTGACCGAGCCGGGGATCGTGTCGGCGGCGAACTCGCCCGGGGTGCGGACGTCGACGAGCTTCCAGCCTGCCGCCACCGCATCCTCGAGCTCGTGCCACTGGACGGTCCGCTCACCGTTGACCATGTTGTCGTTGACGTACCCGAGGAAGTTCACCGGGTCCTTCGCGGAACCGAACTGCGGTGCGTAGGCCAGCTCCAGGTCCGCCAGGTCCGTGGCGGTCAGTCCGCCGCGCATGGCGGTGGCGATGACGTCGATCCGCTTGTCGACGCCCGCCTCGCCTACCGCCTGAGCGCCCAGGATGGCGTCGGTGTCCGCGTCCACCATGAGCTTGAGGTGCAGGGTCTCGGCGCCCGGGTAGTAGCCGGCGTGGTCGACGGGGTGCACGTGGATGACACGGAGGTTCCGGCCGGCGGCACGTGCGTGCCGCTCGTTCCAGCCCACGGAGCCGGCGGCCATACCGAACAGTCCGACGATCGCGGTGCCCAGGGTCGAGGTGCGGCGGGTGTCCCGGCCGGTGATGATGTCCGCCACGAGGCGACCGTGACGGTTCGCGGTCTGTGCCAGCGGGACGAGGGTGTCTTCCCCGGAGACGGCGTCCGCCTTCTCGGCGGCGTCGCCCACGGCGAAGATCACGGGATCGGAGGTGCGCTGCTGGTCGTCGACCTTGATACCGCCGCGCTCACCGACAGCCAGTCCCGCCTTCGCGGCCAGCTCGCTGTTCGGGCGCACGCCGATCGAGGCGATGACGAGGTCGGCGGGGATGACGCGGCCGTCGGAAAGCGAGAGGCTGTCCGGGCCGATGTCGGTGGTGTCGCCGTTGGTGATGATCCGCACTCCGTTATCCACGAGGTGCCCCTCGACGATCGCCGCCATCTCCTCATCCATCGGCGT
This sequence is a window from Corynebacterium comes. Protein-coding genes within it:
- a CDS encoding class I SAM-dependent methyltransferase, whose product is MADHAHNLHAEEGRGRPFGVITRGTTGYNRLRRSDRWAVHHPRVRELLLGAPSPLAVDVGYGASHTTTVEWAARLRTVRPDIEVVGLEIDPERVLPPQGGVRFELGGFELAGYRPQLVRAFNVLRQYDVGQVEQAWESVLRRLAPGGLFIEGTCDEIGRRAAWLLLDEHGPVSLTLAWDPFDVAAPSDLAERLPKVLIHRNTPGERIHALLSAADDAWNRAAGWEPYGPRVRWRNARQQLLDEGWPIEPVRRNLRDNILTVPWDAVAPGA
- a CDS encoding DUF2505 domain-containing protein; its protein translation is MASRSENTVTINQPAEKVHAALTNADYWAFIAHHLSPEPGEVNSFESTEGGAVVTLFEVLPLDILPEAVRAMISQALKVKRTVTVGPLTDNAAHISYAADVKGTPVDFQGEINISGDDSTTTLAYINDVSVNIPFMGPAIEPKVADALGDLFRTEGELTERWISENA
- a CDS encoding UDP-N-acetylmuramate dehydrogenase encodes the protein MTDSSLTPDIRTRLAQIADVTLDERTTFAELTTLHLGGRPRLTVRCGSTSAVAEVVMLLDAAGIPLLVVGGGSNLVVAEGDLDLVAVILENDTLELDPASGLVRAGAGAVWDDVVAATVEAGLGGIECLSGIPGSTGATPVQNVGAYGAEIADVLTRVLLLERATGEVSWVPAADLELAYRYSNLKFTGRGVVLAIELQLNPDGLSAPLRFGELARRLGATDSGGRRPVTQVRDTVLDLRRGKGMVLAEGDHDTWSAGSFFTNPVVDVAVADSVQATVRAARGDEDADRMPRFPAGEGTVKLSAAWLIDRAGFAKGHPGEDAPARLSTRHTLALTNRGSASTSDLVALAREVRDGVRGRFGVTLVPEPVWIGVSID